Part of the Streptomyces sp. HSG2 genome, CCCTGCTCTGGTACGTCGCCCTCCAGTCCAACCTCTCCTACGCCGTCTCCGGATGGGTCAAACTCCTCGGTCCCGAGTGGCGGGGCGGCCAGGCGCTGCCCGGCATCATGCGGACCCGGACATACGGCCACGAGGGCATGTGGCGCTGGGCGCACGACCACCCGGTTCCCGGACGCCTGCTGGCGCACAGCGTGCTCGCCCTGGAGTGCCTCTTCCCGCTGGTCTACCTCCCCGGCAGGCACCTGGTCCGGCCGATGGTCGTCAGCGCGGCGGCCTTCCACGCCGCCAACGGCTACTTCATGGGGTTGGGCCGCTTCTTCACGTCGTTCACGGCGATGCACCCCGCGGTCGCCTACACGACCACCCCGCGCTCCCGCCCCGAGGTGGCCGGTCGGGACGACACCGCGGTGAAGGCCGCCGGCATCGCCCTGGCCGCGGCCGTCGCCATCGGCTTCCTGCGCGCCGCCGACCGGCGGCAGTGGGTCCGGGACAGCTGGCCCGGCAGCAAGAGCGTGGCCACCCGACACGGCAATCGGATCAGCTACTTCCGCACGGACGGCACCGCCGAGGGCGACCGGCCCGTGGTCGTCTTCTGCACCGGCCTCGCCGCCTCGCCGGAGATGTTCGGCTGGCTGCTCCAGACGCTCGGTGACGACGGCCGCAGCGACGTGGTCACCTACAGCCGGGCGGGGACCGGGCCCAGTTACTACTCCGGGTCGGAGCCGTACACCCTGAACGAGTCCGTCGACGACCTGATCGACCTGATCGACGAGGTCGCCCCCGAGGGGCGGCGGGTCGTCCTCGCCGGCCACTCGCTGGGCGGGGAGATCGCCCGACGGGCCGCGCTGCGGCTCGGCGACCGGGTGAGCGCCATCGTCTACATCGACAGCTCCCACCCCGAGGAGTTGCAGCGGTCGGAGGCGCAGAGCGAGACCGCCGCACAGCTGGACAGCTCCCTTGGGATCGTCACCACCAGCCTGCGCAGCGGCATGGGCGTGCTCATGCCGCACCCGGAGTGGGTGGGCGACCTGCCGGCCGGGATGCGCCCCCGGGCGTTCGCCCAGTACGCCGACAGTCGGATGTGGTGGGCGGGACGCCGGGAGTGGAAGGCCGCCGAGGAGGACTTCCGCGCCTTCGAGGGGCCGCTGGGGAAGCAGTCGAGCCACGCCCTGGTGATCACCGCGGAGAAGACCGTCACCCACGACCCCGTGCACGCGCAACTGTGCGAGGAGACCGGTCAGGCCCACGAGGGCGACGGCCGTGTCGTGCGCTCGGTGACGATCCCGCTCGCGGGTCACGAGTCGCTGGTGACCAACCCGCGCTTCGCCCAGCAGACGTCCCGGCACATCGTCACCTTCCTGCAGGACATCGGGGCGGTCCGGGAGAAGGACGCCGCCGACGACGACGAAGCCGTCGCGGCGCGGCCCATCCCGTCCGAGGACGGCTCGCCCGCGACCGAAGCCCGGAATGAGTGATCACATGGCTGTGACATCCGTGAGCAGCGTCTTCACCGGGCCGGGCGGGATCACCCGTCTGGTGTGCAGCGGCATGCTCCTGAGCACGCTGGCGGCACAGCATCCCAACCAGATGTTCGCCCGGGTGAACAAGCTGGACAAGACGTCCGTCCTCCTGCCGAACTGGCGCTTCTTCGCGCCGACCCCGGCGCAGCACGACTACCAGTTCCTCTACCGGACGCTGAGCTACGACCGGGAGACCTCGCCCTGGCAGATGGTCGAGGTGATCAACGAGCGGCGGCTGGCGCAGTTCGTGTGGTTCCCCGGCCGGCGCGCGGAGAAGGCCATCTTCGACCTCTGCCAGGAGGTCCTCACCGTGCTGGGCGACGGCTTCGAGGTCGCCGCCCACCACCCGGCCTACCGCATGCTGGTGGAGTTCATCCGCGACCGGGTCAACCGCTCCGGCGCGCCGGGAATCAAGGGATTCCAGTTCGCGCTGGCCCGCGCGGCCGGTCACGACCCGTCGGAGGAGCCGCAGATCGTCTTCGTCTCCCCGTACATCCCGCTCCGCCCGGCCGAGGAGGACTCCGGCCGCCCGGTGGCCCGCAAGGCCGCAGACGGCACCGCGCCCCCCTGAGACCGAGGCGCGCCGGGAGGGCCGCCCGCGACCCAGCGGGCGGCCCTCCCGGCGCGAGTCGGTGGGGCGCCTCAGGTGACGGTGACGGCGTGCGCGAGGCCCACGGTGGCGGCCATGGCGGCTCCGATGGTCGTCACGCCGGCGCCGGCGGCGTGCGCCATGGCGGCCATGACCAGCGTCGGGATCGGCGGGTCGGTGTGCCGACTCGGGGCGTGCTCGTCGAGTTCCCGAGGGTCCTGGTTCGCCATGACTGTCTCGGTGCCGACCATGGTGTGCCTTCCTCCGGTGGTCGTGTCGGGCTTCGCCGCCTCGGGATGGGGCGATGCGCGACTCGCGTACGCGTCTCTTCCCGCCGTCCCGGGACCCAGGACGGCGGGACGCTTCCTTCGCCGGATGCCTCGGGCGCGCCCTTCGGTGCGGAGACCGGCGCGGAGAGGCTTTCGCTTCTCGGGTCCGGTCGAGGCGCGGGGCCGAAGTCCGGACGGCATACGCCATCCTGACTTCGGCCCCGTCGGGCGGTCAGCCGTCGACGGCTTCGGCCACTCCGTAGGCGGCCCCGGTCAAGGCCCCGACGGAGAGGCCGGCGCACACGGCCGCGGCCGGGGTGAAGGTCACGGGGGCCGATGCCTGTGCGTGCCGGCCCGGCTGGTCCTCGCGGAGGTCGCCGGGAGCCGCGCCGTCCAAGGCGGTCCGAAGGGGGGTGGTGGCGTTCACGGGAGGTCTCCGTTCTCCTTGTCGGTTCTCTGTTTCTCCGGCGACCCGGGTGGTCTCCGGACGAGGGGAGCGTTGTCGGTCGCGCCCTCGCGATGGGGGGTTGTGGTCAGCCGAACACGGTCACGGCGTACATGGTCGCCACGGGGGCGCCGGCCGCCAACACGCCGACGACGCTCATGCCCACGGACACGGTCACGGCGATGAGGGTGGTGCTCGCCCGGCCGACGTGCCGACCCGGATCGTTCTCGTCGAGTGCCTCGGCGGTCAGAGCGGCGAGGATCGTTTCGGTGCTCATGGCGGGCCCTTATCCGGTGGTCGTGTCGGGCTGCGCCGCCTCGGGGCGGGGCTGCGGGCGACGCGCGACGCGCGCGTGACGCCTTGCGGTCCAGGACGCCGGCGGGCCTCCTTCGCCGGATGCCCCGGGCGCTCTCCGGCGGGGAGACACGCCAGGGGCGAGGCCTTCGATGCCCGGGTCCGGTCGAGGGGCGGGGCCATGGGTTCCGATGGCATACGCCGTCGGTCCCCCATGGCCCCGTCGGGCGGTCAGCCGGTGTGGGCGGCCGTCGCGTAGGCGACCCCGCAGACGACGTAGACGGCCACACCCGCGCTCATGACCGCGAGCGGACTGGCGGCCACGAGGCTCCGTTGTCGGGTGTGCCGGCCCGGCTGGTCCTCGTGGAGGTCGCCGGGAGCCGCGTTGTCGAGGGTGGTCCGCAGGGGGGTGGTGGCGTTCACGGGGGTCTCCGTTCTCCTTGTCGGTTCTCTGCCGGTGACCCGTGTGGTCTCCGGCACCGAGGGGAGCGTTGTCGGTCGCGCCCTCGCGATGGGGGGTTGTGGTCAGCCGAACACGGTCACGGCGTACATGGTCGCCACGGGGGCGCCGGCCGCCAACACGCCGACGACGCTCATGCCCACGGACACGGTCACGGCGATGAGGGTGGTGCTCACCCGGCCGACGTGCCGACCCGGATCGTTCTCGTCGAGTGCCTCGGCGGTCAGAGCGGCGAGGACCGTTTCGGTGCTCATGGTGGGCCCTCCTTCCGGGTCGTCAGCCGCTGCCTATGGTGGCCGCCACGACCGGGGCCGCCACGCTGGCGATGATGGCCACTCCGACGATCACGCCGGTCACGGCGAGCGTCACGGTCGACGCCTGGTCGCCGATCCATCCGCCGTGTTCCTCGCCCAGGGCGTCTCGGTGGTCGCGGTCGAGCCGTGTCCCGAGGCGGACCGTGAGGTCGTCCGAGACGGTCATGTGGGGTCTCCTCGTGCGTCGATCACGGATACGCGGGTGGGGCCCGACTCCGTTGTACGGGGGGCGGACACCGGGAGGTTCTCGTCCCACCGCGCTACCGGCTTTCCTCGAAGTCTGGTCCCGGCCGGGAGCGGCGGGGGTCCCCCGTGTGGGTCGGTGACGGGGCGAAAGGCCGGGTCCGGTGATCGGGGGAGACCGGGTCACCCGACCGGGGGAGGCCCCGGTTCGGGGGCGGGAGGAGGGTGTGGGACTTCCGGCGGCCGGGTCCCGGCGGCCTCGCGTCGACGCGCTGGGCGGTCAAAAGCCGTTCGGTGTTACAGAATGGAGGAAAAGGGCCTCTGCTGACGAAGGTGAGCCCATGCAGACAGGTGTGCAGCGCGTACGAGTGGTCGTGGCCGACGATCACCCCGTCTATCGGGCGGGTGTGACCCGGGCTTTGGACCAGAGCGGCCAGGTGCAGGTCGTGGCCGAGGCCGCGGACGGCATGGAGGCCCTGGAGTTGATCCGCGAGCACGAGCCGGACGTGGCTCTCGTGGACTATCAGATGCCGAAGCTCGACGGCATAGCGGTGATCCGGGCCGTGGCCCGCGAGGGGCTTCCGGTGCGGTCGGTGCTGCTCTCCGCCTTCACCGACGACGCCCTGGTGTTCGACGCCGTGCGGGAGGGGGCGGCGGGATACCTCGCCAAGGACGCCTCGGTCCGCGAGATCACCGAGACGGTCACCAAGGTCTCCCGGGGCGGCACGGTGCTGCCCAGCGACCTCACCAAAGGCTTGATGGACCAGGTCAGGCGCCGGGCGGAAGCCGACCGGGTGGCGCTCAGCGAGCGTGAGACACAGGTGCTGAGGGCCTTCGCCGAGGGACGGAGCATCCCCGAGATCGCCGAGGAGCTCTACCTGGCACCGAGCACCGTCAAGACGCACACCCAGCGGCTCTACGAGAAGCTGGAGGTGAGCGACCGGGCCGCGGCCGTCGCCGAGGGCATGCGGCGCGGCCTCCTCGAGTGACGCAGGCCGATCGGACCCTCGGGAAGTGACCGTGACCGCTGCAGCAGGCAGGAGCCGGCGACCCGCTCGGGCGGGGGGCTATCTGGAATCCCAGGCCGAGGCCCAGGCCTTGGTCGGCGAGCGGGTCCAGAGCATTCTGCGTCTGGTGATCGTGGTTCTGGTCGCCGTGCAGCTCATCCTGTTCCCGCCCCGACGCAACGAGCACCTGTGCGGAGTGGTCCTCGTCGTCTACGCGCTGTGGGCGGGGATCGTGCTGTGGCGCATCTGGCGGCCCGACCACCGCCCCACGGAGGCCACCTGGCGGCTGCTTCTGATCGACCTGCTGGCCCTCGGAAGCCTTCTGGCCATCTCCGGGGGGTTCCAGACCCCCGACATCACCCATCCGCCGGTCGGCGACGCCTTCTTCCTGATCCCCGTCCTGGCCGCCTTCCAGCTGCGACCCGGGGTCACCGCGGTGATGACGGCCGCGAGCGCGGCGGTGTTCGTGCCGGCGGTGGTCCTGGAATTCGGCAGTCCGGACAGTTGGTGGCCGATCGTCGTGTACGTGGTGCACCTGGTGTTGCTGGGGTTCATCTGCACCCTGCTCTCCAGGGTCCAACGGGACCGCGCCCGCAGCGTCGGCAGGTTGATGGCCAACGGCCGGGAGCTGCTCGGGCAGGCGATGGACGCCGCCGAGCGGGAACGCCGCAGCCTTGCCGAGTACCTCCACAACGAGAGCCTGCAGAACGTCCTCGCCGCCCGCCACGAGATCGAGGAGGCGCGCACGACCGGGACGACCGAGCCCCTGGAACGGGCCGAGGAGACGCTCGCCGAGGCGAGTCGGCAGATGCGCTCGGTGCTGACCGAGCTGCATCCGGTCATCCTGGAGCACCTGGGGCTGGAGGGGGCGGTGCGCCGCCTGGTGCAGAACACGGAGCAACGCGCGGACCTGCGGATCCAGGCCCGGTTCGGCACCATCCCGCGGTTCGAGGCGGAGCGGGTCGCCTTCAACGCGGCGCACGAGCTGCTGAACAACGTCGCACAGCACGCGGACGCCCACAGCTGCCTCGTCGACCTGCGGGTCAGGAACGGCCGACTTCTCCTGCGTGTCGAGGACGACGGGCGCGGCATCCGCCCCGACGCCCTGGAGAGCAGCATCCGGCGTGGCCACATCGGCCTCGCCTCGCTCCGGGTTCGGATCGAGGCCGCGGGAGGCACCATCAAGCTGCTCTCGCGCCGCCCCCAGGGGACGACCGTCCTCGTGGAACTCCCGTTGGACGAGGAGGCGCCGGACTAGGGACGGCGGACGCCCGGAGGCGCTCCGGCCCGGCCCGGCCCGGCCCGGGCCGGGCGGGGAGCGGCACCGCCTCGTCGCCCCGAGCCGGGAAGCGGCCTACCGCTCGTCAAGCGCGTCGAGGACCCGGCGGGCCACCTCCCGCCCGATGGGCAGCGCCGCCGTCGCGGCGGGGGAGGGCGCGTTGAGCACGTGCGTCGTGCGCGGGCCCTCGGTGATCAGGAAGTCGTCCGCCAGGGTCCCGTCGGCCGGCACCGCCTGGGCTCGCACGCCGGAGGCGGTCGGCAGCAGGTCGTCCTCGCGCACCGAGGGCAGGAGGCGGCGGACCGACTCGGTGAAGGCCCTCTTGGAGAGGGAGCGCCGCAGCTCGCCGGCGCCGTACCGCCAGTGACGACGGGCCAGGCGCCAGGAGCCGGGCCAGGCGAGCGTGGTCGCCAGCTCGCGGGGTCGGACGGTGCCCGGGGTGTAGCCCTCCCGGGCCAGGGCGGGGACCGCGTTCGGTCCGACGTGCACGGTCCCGTCGACGCCTCGGGTCAGATGCACGCCGAGGAAGGGGAACGCCGGGTCGGGGACGGGATAGACCAGCCCACGCACCAGCTCGGGGCGGGCCAGCTCGAAGTACTCGCCGCGGAAGGGGATGATCCGCACTCCCGGGTCGTCTCCGGCCGCCCGGGCGATCTCGTCGCTGTGCAGGCCGGCGCAGTTGACCAGGTGACGGCCGCGGACCACCTCGCCGGAGCCCGTCCGGACGGCGACTCCGAGGGAGGGGCGGCGGTCGACGCTCAGCACACGCGCCCCATAGCGGATCTCCGCCCCGGAGGCCGCCGCGAGTCGTCCGGCCACCGCCGCGTAGTCGCAGATTCCGGTGGTCGGCACGTGGATCGCGGCGAGGCCGCCGACCTCCGGTTCGTACTCCGCCATCTGTGCCGTGCCCAACTCGCGGACGGGGATGCCGTTCTCCCGGCCACGCTGGGCCAGAGCGTGCAGGCGGGGCAACTCGGCGCGGTCGGTGGCCACGATCAGCTTGCCCGGCACGGCGTGCGGGACATCGTACTCGGCGCAGAACTTGATCATGTCGGCCGCGCCGCGGACGGCGTAGCGGGCCTTGAGGGAGCCCGGACGGTAGTAGACGCCGCTGTGGACGACGCCGCTGTTGCGACCGGTCTGGTGGCGGGCCGGGCCGCCCTCCTTCTCCAGGACGGTGACCCGGGTGCCGGGTGCCGCGCGGGTGATCGCCCAGGCGGTCGAGAGACCGACGATCCCGCCGCCGACCACCAGCACGTCGCAGTCGTGAGCGACCGTCCGCCGCACCATCCGCTCCACCTCCCGGGTTCGATAGTGCACTGCGCCACTGACAACCGCCTCAAACCCGGGGTCCGGCTCCCGCTCGGCCCGGCCCTCTCGCCGCCCGCGGCCGGCCCGGTGCGGGCGGGTCCGTGCGGCGGACGTGACAAGGGGGGTCCGGACGGCGGCGGGCGGCGCGGGTCGGTGGTGGAGCGGCGCCGAGGGCGTGCGGGCCCACCGCTCCGGCGCGCGGCGGGTCAGGCCGTCGTCATCAGGAGCGGACGGGCGCGTTCGCGCAGTTCCACGACCCTGGGCTCGTCGCCGTAGGGCTCCAGCCGGTGGAGCAGGTCCTTGACGTACTCGGTGGTGCGCACGGAGGAGATCCGGCCCACCACCTCCACCGCTCGCACCCCTTGCTCGCAGGCGGCGTCCAGGTTCCCCGACTCCAGCTCGGCCACCGCGGACACGACCAGGCGCAGGCCGTGGGACCGGACGAAATCGTCGGTGGGGCGGGACAACGCCTGCTCCGTGAAGCGGCGCACCTCTCGCGGGGCCTTCAGGTCCCGGTAGCACTCGGCCGCGTCGGCCGCGAAGCGGTCGTAGCCGTAGAAGCCGAGCCAGACCGGGTCGGTGTCGCCCGGGCGGGCCCGCTCCAGCCAGCTCTCGGCCGCCCGCAGGGCCCCGCCGGCGGCCTGGGCGTCGCCCGCGCGCGCGTGAGCGCGGGCCTCGACGAGCCGGAAGAAGCTGAGGGTGCGGGCGGTCGCCAGACCGCGGTTGCGTTCCAGCGCCGCCTGGGCCAGGTCGACGCCCTCGTCGCCGAAGCCCCGGTAGGTGGCCTGGAGGGACATCGAGGCGAGCACGTAGCCGCCCAGCGGGACGTCGGCCGCCGCCCGTGCCAGCCGGAGCGCCTGGATGTAGTAGCGCTGGGCGGCCTCCTGTTGACCCGTGTCGAAGGCCATCCAGCCCGCGAGACGGGTGAGTTCGGCGGAGGCGGCGAACAGCGCGCGGCCGACCTCGTCCGAGTAGCAGCCGAGGAGCAGGGGGGCGGCCTCGACCCGCAGGCACTCCGGGACCATCGAGGAACGCCAGTCCCCGCCGCCGTACTTGGAATCCCAGCGGCGGGCGTCCTCGGCCGCCTCGCGGAGCTTGCGGACGTCGCTGTGGCCGACCCGGGTCGGCGCGCCCGGCCCTTCGGCGGGGGTCTCCTCGCGGGCCACCGAGGTGTCGGCCGGGGTGATCAGCCAACGCGAGGCGGGCGTGGCGTAGGCGCTCACCGCGAAGGAACCGGCCAGCGACTGCCAGATCCCTCCCCCCTGGCGCCGTCCGGCCAGGTCCAGGCGGTAGAGGTCGGTCGCGCACCGCACGGCCTGGGCCACGTCCCGGGGGAAGGCCAGTCCGACCTCGGGCGCGGGGTCGGCGTCCGCGAGCCCGATCTCGTGCAGAGGGACCGGACGGCCCAGTTTCTGGCCGATGGCCG contains:
- a CDS encoding alpha/beta fold hydrolase; the encoded protein is MPDLLEGRMPKARNLPAKAMSFFLGPIPVSRERAMGVAERLAATTTLVSSLEYLRRPEDRQPGGLNDWDIARDALVVYSPLRRKVLDIIGDRRTTNALFAGQAVAAASLLLPGNGRWRGAANLFLGLVNVGLYARRRYGTDGSDQVAVLVQIAMGAARLSRVPQVRDALLWYVALQSNLSYAVSGWVKLLGPEWRGGQALPGIMRTRTYGHEGMWRWAHDHPVPGRLLAHSVLALECLFPLVYLPGRHLVRPMVVSAAAFHAANGYFMGLGRFFTSFTAMHPAVAYTTTPRSRPEVAGRDDTAVKAAGIALAAAVAIGFLRAADRRQWVRDSWPGSKSVATRHGNRISYFRTDGTAEGDRPVVVFCTGLAASPEMFGWLLQTLGDDGRSDVVTYSRAGTGPSYYSGSEPYTLNESVDDLIDLIDEVAPEGRRVVLAGHSLGGEIARRAALRLGDRVSAIVYIDSSHPEELQRSEAQSETAAQLDSSLGIVTTSLRSGMGVLMPHPEWVGDLPAGMRPRAFAQYADSRMWWAGRREWKAAEEDFRAFEGPLGKQSSHALVITAEKTVTHDPVHAQLCEETGQAHEGDGRVVRSVTIPLAGHESLVTNPRFAQQTSRHIVTFLQDIGAVREKDAADDDEAVAARPIPSEDGSPATEARNE
- a CDS encoding response regulator transcription factor, which encodes MQTGVQRVRVVVADDHPVYRAGVTRALDQSGQVQVVAEAADGMEALELIREHEPDVALVDYQMPKLDGIAVIRAVAREGLPVRSVLLSAFTDDALVFDAVREGAAGYLAKDASVREITETVTKVSRGGTVLPSDLTKGLMDQVRRRAEADRVALSERETQVLRAFAEGRSIPEIAEELYLAPSTVKTHTQRLYEKLEVSDRAAAVAEGMRRGLLE
- a CDS encoding ATP-binding protein; this encodes MTAAAGRSRRPARAGGYLESQAEAQALVGERVQSILRLVIVVLVAVQLILFPPRRNEHLCGVVLVVYALWAGIVLWRIWRPDHRPTEATWRLLLIDLLALGSLLAISGGFQTPDITHPPVGDAFFLIPVLAAFQLRPGVTAVMTAASAAVFVPAVVLEFGSPDSWWPIVVYVVHLVLLGFICTLLSRVQRDRARSVGRLMANGRELLGQAMDAAERERRSLAEYLHNESLQNVLAARHEIEEARTTGTTEPLERAEETLAEASRQMRSVLTELHPVILEHLGLEGAVRRLVQNTEQRADLRIQARFGTIPRFEAERVAFNAAHELLNNVAQHADAHSCLVDLRVRNGRLLLRVEDDGRGIRPDALESSIRRGHIGLASLRVRIEAAGGTIKLLSRRPQGTTVLVELPLDEEAPD
- the lhgO gene encoding L-2-hydroxyglutarate oxidase yields the protein MVRRTVAHDCDVLVVGGGIVGLSTAWAITRAAPGTRVTVLEKEGGPARHQTGRNSGVVHSGVYYRPGSLKARYAVRGAADMIKFCAEYDVPHAVPGKLIVATDRAELPRLHALAQRGRENGIPVRELGTAQMAEYEPEVGGLAAIHVPTTGICDYAAVAGRLAAASGAEIRYGARVLSVDRRPSLGVAVRTGSGEVVRGRHLVNCAGLHSDEIARAAGDDPGVRIIPFRGEYFELARPELVRGLVYPVPDPAFPFLGVHLTRGVDGTVHVGPNAVPALAREGYTPGTVRPRELATTLAWPGSWRLARRHWRYGAGELRRSLSKRAFTESVRRLLPSVREDDLLPTASGVRAQAVPADGTLADDFLITEGPRTTHVLNAPSPAATAALPIGREVARRVLDALDER
- a CDS encoding MFS transporter, which translates into the protein MAREQRGPNEKLGAVLALAGISNAGLARRVNDLGAQRGLTLRYDKTSVARWVSKGMVPQGAAPHLIASAIGQKLGRPVPLHEIGLADADPAPEVGLAFPRDVAQAVRCATDLYRLDLAGRRQGGGIWQSLAGSFAVSAYATPASRWLITPADTSVAREETPAEGPGAPTRVGHSDVRKLREAAEDARRWDSKYGGGDWRSSMVPECLRVEAAPLLLGCYSDEVGRALFAASAELTRLAGWMAFDTGQQEAAQRYYIQALRLARAAADVPLGGYVLASMSLQATYRGFGDEGVDLAQAALERNRGLATARTLSFFRLVEARAHARAGDAQAAGGALRAAESWLERARPGDTDPVWLGFYGYDRFAADAAECYRDLKAPREVRRFTEQALSRPTDDFVRSHGLRLVVSAVAELESGNLDAACEQGVRAVEVVGRISSVRTTEYVKDLLHRLEPYGDEPRVVELRERARPLLMTTA